AGATGTCCGTCCCAAAATCAAATCAACAATCAAAACCCCCAAGAGGGTAATCATGACGATTCCCTCTGGTAAAATCGTTCCAGCATTTAACTGGGATGCAAAATTAGCAAAATCCATGAGATATATAGGTTTTAGCGATTAAACATTAGAGATAACACAAGTTTATTCTATCCATACTTCTTGACTAAAATTGCATTGATCTTTCTATCTTTAACAGTTGGAAATTCGTATATTTGATTTTAGCTATCCGCAAATGTACCGCAATAACTCAAAATAAACAGTCGAGTACATAACTGAACTGTTCAGCGTGGGGCGATTTTCGGGAAGGAGTAAGCATGGCTTAAAAGCACTTTATCTGCCAGCCTTTAAAACTTGTTCGGCTGTCAGTTTGAAATTTGGGAATGTCAGCGAAGTAATGGGTTGATTGCCTCGAATCTGCTGAATTTCATACTCTCCTTTGACTAAGGTACAAATAGAAAGAGTAGGTTGTTTCGGTTTCCCAATATGTCGAGTCACACCTAGACCCGCATAATCCGCAATCCAATATTCAGGAATACCTAAAATTGCGTAGTCTTCGACTTTACGCGCATAATCGTTTTGCCAGTTGCTACTAACTACTTCCATCACAAATTTAATCGAACTGCCCAGCGTGAGGATTGATTGGTCATTCCAAAGTAGTTCTTTCGCAAGTTCATTGCGGTCAACAACCATAACATCAGGTCGAAATGCTGTCATACCCAAGTTGGAAGGACGTAGCAATCCTCGCTGAAGGACAAACCAATTTAAACCTATTGCATCAATTTGGGCGCAGATTTTTGTGGTGGTAAAAGCTGAAACTTCTTCATGGTAGCCTGTTGGTTCCAAATCAAACACCTCTCCATCAATCAATTCGTAGCGGTTACTGTCACCATAACGGACGATAAAATCGCTAAAACTTAGTAACTGCTGTTGTGCTTGTCTTTCGGTTGCAATGGTCATAGGTCAACTTAGCCCCATCAATATCATCACTTTAGCATTTTTGCTAAATCCATATTTTTTTTAAAATAGTAACAGTAGGATGTGTTAGCGTAGCGCATAATAATTACAAACTAATCATAATTAAAAGCAAAAAAGCGCGTCAAGCAACGCACCTTACAGCGACTACTGATATCTCTAAGCGATCGCCGTCAAAGAATAACAGACCATGAACCGGAAAATTAAAGTTATTGCTAATAGCTTGTTAGCAGTAATTGTGGCTCATTCCTGTGAGTCGTGATTATTAGGCGATAGCGAAGCGCGACCTAGAAATCGCCCTGATCGTCTCAGCCGCACTCAATACTCAAGATATCACGATTGTAATCTTCACCCACGAGCTAGATATCGCGCCCAAACAATAGTGTAATATCTTTGTCCAAAATGGACTAATTGCGAGCTAAACTACTTTAACAACGATAGACATATTCGGCTAAAATTTAAGCAAGATCGTTTAGTATTGGAAAGGAAATTCTATTTTGTCCAACCCAGATTCCAACACAAATCAGCCTCGCCTTTTATCTTTTACCCTTGACGGTTGGTCTGTCTTAGGTAGTCGAGTTACTGTTTCTTTAGAGGATGGTGTTGCCGTATTAGTTGGTCGCAATGGGGCTGGAAAGTCAGCTATTCTTGAAGGGTTTGAAGCAATCTCATTATGTGCGATTGGTAGGTTTAATCCACTTGTGTATGATGGCGAAAGTTTTCCTAAAATATTAGAAATCGAAATTTTGACTCCGACTGCTCGTAGACTTGAATATAGGTATGAATTTACAACTCTTGCTAGTTCTGATGATGATCTGAATTTTGATGACTCCGATGACTCCATAGATGAAAAATCAGAAGTAAGTCGTTTCTCCTGGAATGATTACTGTCGATATATTAATGAAGAAGAAGATCATCTTTGGACTACTGATAATGGGGTGACAACTTTTCATACTGGGGATAGTCCAATTATCACTGTTCTTGGGAATACGCACTCTCTCCGACAATCGCTCCCAAAAACCTCCCCAATCAAGCTACCTGACGAAATGCTTTGGGTTTATTCTGTTTTGGGAGGAGTTCGCTTACTAGGGAAAGCTTCTATTAGACAAAGGACTAGACGACAACCATCACAACTAAGAGTATCAAGCAAAGGTATTTCTACTCGTTCTTTCAGTTTAGGTGATATTCTAGCTCGAAAAATACTACGTCTTATTGGCAAGGATGATCTATGCGAGCTTGAAAGCATCTGTCAGCGAGTTGGACTTGGCAGCAAGATATCTGAACAAAAGTTTATTTTAAGCAGAGACTCTGGAGAGAAAATTGAAAATGAAGAAGAAGAATATATTTCTTCGGTATTGCTAGATGGAGTTAATATAGGGTTATTATCTGATGGAACACTCCGAGTCTTGTCGATTCTTATTGAAATAATTGCCTCATCTCCTAATACGACGACAATAATTGAAGAACCTGAGACACAAATCCATCCTGCTATGCTTGCAAAGTTACTGAATGAAATCGAGACCTACTCTTTTGGAGAAAATTTGATTCTTTCGACTCACTCACCGCAAGTCGTTTCATGGACTAGTCCAGACAAAATTATTCTAGTTCATCGAGATAATGGACAAACATTTGTTCGGAAATTAGGCGATGATCAGATTCACAATGTTATTGAATACCTCTCTGAAGATGGTGAATTAGGCGAATGGATTTACAGTGGTATTCTCGATGAGTAATCTTAAGATCGCCTTAATTGCTGAGGATAATACAGACTGTGAAGCAATTCGTACAATTGTCCATCGTGTCCTTGGGGCAGAAGTCACAACCAAAAAATGGGCTTCTAAGGGTTGTAGTTCATTAACAAAAAAGCTAAGAGCAAAGCTGAAATTACTTTCCACTGAAGGTTGTAATATTTTTATTGTCGTTCATGATTTGGATCGTAATCCTCAGAATGGTTCCCTCAACAATGAGCGAGCATTGCGCTCAAAATTAGAAGAATTATCTTCTGAAATTGAAAGTCTTAAAAAACATATCTGTATTCCCATTGAAGAGTTAGAAGCTTGGTTCTGGTCTGATCCAGAAGTTATCAAATATCTTGGTGGTGAAAAAGGTAAAGCACATCCTAACCCTCACGAAATTAAATCTCCTAAAGAAAAACTAATAGAATTGTCGGTTGGAGAAAATAGAAAGCCTCGTTACAGTACCAACATGAATGTTGAGTTAGCAGAGAGACTAAATCTAAATATATGTTCCGATCGCTGCGCTTCGTTTAAGAATCTCCTTAATTTCTTGCGATCGCTCTGAAAAGATTATGATCGCTATTACTGTAAGTCGTGATTTTTAGGCGATAGCGAAGCGCGACCTAGGAATCGCTTCAATTATCTATCTGTTAAATATTTACTGAGGGCGATAGCGAAGCGCGACCTAGGAATCGCTATTCCTGTGAGTTGTGATTTTCAGGACTAGGGATCGCTTTTTATTGGTTTTAGGAGGCGATTTAAGGTTCAGGTATCTCCAACTGACGACAAATTCTAAAAACGGTAAAGTCAACAATCTCTCTATGACGAGGAATTGCTGTACGACGACCGTTAAGGGGATTTTCCCAAATAGAATGTTCGCTTCCTTCTCTTAATAAATAACAGCCATGTTGACTGAGGTGACGTAACAAATCTCGACGTTTCATTAAGCTACAAAACTAGGAACAACTTGAACATGATTTGCTGCTGAGAAAATCAAATAAATTGGTTCCTCTAAATCCGCTTCGGGTTCCGTTAATTGTTCATTCGGCAACGGTAAAGATTCTCCCTGAGATAAATAAACCTCTGCCATATCAACTAATGCACTCGCCAAAGAACGACGGACTATAGATAAATCTTCTCCCCAAGAAATCGCTCCAGGAAAGTCTAATACTTCCCCATGAACTCCCTTGTCTAAAAACTTATACATTGCCTTATAAGTAAGCATGATTTATGTATCCTAGAGCAATAAACAATTCTCCTATTTTGACACTCTCCGGTCTAAAGACGCGGAGATTCTATAGAGAGTTTCAGTCTATATCCCTCAGTTATCCCAGTTTCAGGCATTGCCTTAAATATTTGGGTTCTTGCCCTGATTTCGTTTGCCCTGGCGGGTGAAATCATATCTGACAAGCGTAACTTTCCGAGAGTCCCTCGGTAGCTTTTTATGTCTTTAGTGACAATTTAGTTGTATCACGAATATGGATTAAAATTTGAAATAATTTCAAATTTTCAAATTAACGTCAATGCAGGATAAAGGAAAGCCTCTAGCCTTCATCTCTTGTCTAAAGCCCAAATGTGGCTGACTCAGTCAGCCACATTTTCAAGGGTTTTTGGCGTTCTTCCTTATAAAACACAGGCAATTGTGATGGCCAGTTTTTTTGGAGATGAGAGGCGATAGCGAACGCATTGCGTCCCGGAGAGAACTAGCGCGACCTAGTAATCGCTAATTTATAGCATTACTTTCAGTTAATAGACATCAAATTCTCAAAAGGATGACGATTTTTCCAGCGGTAAGTATTAAAGTCCCGAAAATCAACAGATAAAATCCGCCCATGCCCCAAATGTTCGGCAAGAATAATCAATGAAGCGTCCGCTAAATCCATTGGCAGGGAAATATATTGATTCATCAATTCACTGATTCTTTTCCCATCTTGAACCTTGAGATCAAAAACCTCAAAAGCACCAATTTCTAAGCTATGAATAAACGTCTGTTGAGCATTTGTGCCTGTACGTTTCAAGAGAATATGACAAGCTTCCGTAATCACACACCATGTTGTCACCAGAGGCTCATCAATCGTATCTAGAACTTCTTGAGCGAGAACATGATAATCATCACGGCGATTGATTAATGCTATCCAAAAGCCAGAATCAACGATGACCATATTTTTCGTTAAGACTTTCAGTGAGATATTGTTTGTAATTAACCGACAAATCAGAGTCCCCTTCGGCACAACCAATCAGCCCTGATTCTCTAAGGAGTTGCAAAGGTTTTACAGGGGATTCTTGATGTAATTTTTCATAATAAAGATCGATCGCCACTTTCATAATGTCAGACACACCTTGATTTGTCCGCTGGCGAATGTAATTAAACTTATTAGCGCGATCGCTATCGAGCCTTGCATTAACCCTCATATTTTTGTTTGTCATAACTCTGTATGACAATACTATAGCTCAAAAAATTCAAGGTTAAGTAGTTCTCAAATAGTTTCCTCATGGGGCGATAGCGAAGCGCTCCGTCGGAATCGCTATTCTATCGTGGTTTGTTATTCTCAAGGGTAATTAATGGGATAATATCAAAAAAAGACTTATCAAAGGTAATGAATATGACAGATACAATCCAGTTAACATCAGAACAAATTGCAATATATCGCAGTGAACTAGCAGATAATTCTGATTTTTTAGCTGCACTTGATGTAATCGAAGAATGGGATGGAGATTTGGCGGATGCGGCTGAATCCATTGCTACTCGAAATGGCATTGAAGGAGTCGAAGATAACGCTGATATGCGTTGGTTTGTTATTGTTCTTAATAAATGTCGTGAATCTATTTGTCAGCAAAGATACGAAATTGTGCGAGAAAAAATTGTCCCTGCACTTATCCCTACGTTAACAGAGATGGTAGCAGCATCTTTTCTATGTCCCCCAGGTATTGCGACACTTTTATCAACTCCAATTGCTATTTATGTTCAAGAGGAAGGAATGGACAAGTTTTGTCAAATTTCCACCGATGACTAAACTCCTGTTGCTATAAATGCAGTCCAATAATAGGGACTTTCAAATGGATAGGGTTGACGTTTAACCGCAGCTTCTAATAAGTCTTTAAATTTATTGCGATCGCGTTTATTATCGGCAAATGCTTCAATTAATAATTTTTGAAATTCGGAGTTGTTTTTAATTCTTGCTAACTTCTTACTGGTGAGAGTTCTTAACCAGGTTTGAGTATTATTTAAAATAATAGCAATACTCCCTTGATCTTGGATAGAAATTCGTTTAAGATCGTGATAAAATTTAGTCATAAATAACGTTGTTGCTAGAGGATCTACTGTCCAAAGGGTGCTAACAACATTAGAACTCCCTGCAAATAGAAAACCACTGGGTAAACCGACATATTCATCACTGATACTATCAGCTTTACTTTCGATTATGCCACTTTCACAAGCGGAAAAAGTAACTAAACGACATTCTCTTAAATCAAGTTTTTCAAAGACTTCTGCTAGGGTTAGGTTAGCTGATTCTCCTAAGTTACCTTCTGGATCTGCTAACATTAAAGCGGAATCTCTAGGAGATTTATTATCAAATTTACCATGACAAGAAAAGTGAATACAATGGGATGCTTGTAATTCTTGACGACGGTTTTTTAGGGTTTGTTCTGATGCTTCTGATTCACCAATAATAATGGTTTTTTCAGCATCAAATCCTTGACTAATTCTCTCTATTTCTAGATTTGCTCCTAAGAGGGGTTTTAGTCCTTTTCTTGTTGGGTTTTTAATAGCAAAAAGACGATCAAAATTTTCACGTTGTGATGATTGTACCAGTTTTAAAAGTTGGCAACTGGGAACATATCCTACACCTTTAGAAAAGCTTTGATAGAGAAATCGTCCATTTTTTAGGGGTAAACAATGAAGGGGAATAATATGTAAAAACCAATGGGGAATGATGATTAAGCGTTTGCAGAATTGGGGAATCAGTTCTAAAAGTTCATCAATGTGGATAATTTCTGATAGTTGATTTAAACGAGAATTAAGATTATTAATCCACTCTGTTTTATTATTTTCATAAGCTTCACGATAATCTTTAATAAAATCAATCAATTTGTCTCTATCTGTTGTTGAAGATTGCCAAACTTTTAATTCTTGAGAAGTTACAATAAAGGCTAAAAATGTCTTCCCTGAAATATACCATTCTAAAATGGCAGTTTGTTGATCAATTAAGGATTGAATCTCAGTTAAGGGAATGGTTTGAACTTTTTGAGTTAAGCTAAAAGTGGGATCTATGGGGGTTATTTCACGGTCAATAAGTTGACTTAATTCTTGTTTTAAATGATTGAGGTGAGTATAGTCATTTAAGATGGGTTGTTTTTGTTGATCTAGGGTTAAAATTACTCCCCTATTGCGGTTTTGTTCTTGGATGGCTAACTGTTGTTCTTCCCCAATTATGGCACGACGGCGGCGATCTAATTCAGTTTTAATAGTTTGGGGGATATTACCTTTAGGATAGATATCTCGGTCGGTAAGCAATTGGACTAGATAGCGGGTTTTGCTGCGTTCAACGTATTCTAAGGCGCGATCTTTTTGATTGAGGTTGAGATGGGATTGAACTATGCCATGATAAACATCCATAGCATCGGAGAGGATTTCTTGTTGTCGTTGGGGGTTTAAGGCTTCGAGTCGTGTATTTTCTACTGCTTCGATGGCTAAGTTGTAGCCTTTGATGGCGGTTTCCCAGTCTTCGATCAGGTTCGCAGTATCTCCTAAGTTTCGTCCTGTTTGTAAACAGTTTATAGGAAAAGCAGTAGGGGTATATACTTTTAAAGACTGGTTTAATGATGCGATCGCTAACTCTAGATTATCTGCCTTTTTCCCAAAAATGTGATCTGCTAGATAAGCCATCCCCAGATTATTTTGCGACCTTGCCCATTCATAAGGAAAAGCTTCACGGGTATAGACTTCTAATGACAGGTTATAGGCTGCGATCGCTAACTCTAGATTATCTGCCTTTTTCCCAAAAATGTAATCTGCTAGATAAGCATTCCCCAGATTATTTTGCGACCTTGCCCATTCTTCACGAAAGGCTTTACGGGTATATATTTTTAAAGACTGCTTATAAGCTGCAATAGCTAACTCTAAATTATCTGCCTTTTTTCCAAAAATGCAATTTCTATAAGCTTCTCCCAGATTGTTTTGTGTTCCTGCCCATTCATAAGGAA
The DNA window shown above is from Anabaena sp. WA102 and carries:
- a CDS encoding CHAT domain-containing protein produces the protein MILNQVFHKNNRRTQYARYRFAQGTAEEVEGIAGVIENLCIDITQFPLGSRANNLEIAITGYHTLFEVYTRDAFCYEWARIQNNLGAAYLYRIKEKRVDNLELAIRAYNLSLEVYTRDGFPYEWAKSQNNLGNAYSQRIKEKRVDNLELAIAAYNLSLEVVTRDRFPYEWAGTQNNLGEAYRNCIFGKKADNLELAIAAYKQSLKIYTRKAFREEWARSQNNLGNAYLADYIFGKKADNLELAIAAYNLSLEVYTREAFPYEWARSQNNLGMAYLADHIFGKKADNLELAIASLNQSLKVYTPTAFPINCLQTGRNLGDTANLIEDWETAIKGYNLAIEAVENTRLEALNPQRQQEILSDAMDVYHGIVQSHLNLNQKDRALEYVERSKTRYLVQLLTDRDIYPKGNIPQTIKTELDRRRRAIIGEEQQLAIQEQNRNRGVILTLDQQKQPILNDYTHLNHLKQELSQLIDREITPIDPTFSLTQKVQTIPLTEIQSLIDQQTAILEWYISGKTFLAFIVTSQELKVWQSSTTDRDKLIDFIKDYREAYENNKTEWINNLNSRLNQLSEIIHIDELLELIPQFCKRLIIIPHWFLHIIPLHCLPLKNGRFLYQSFSKGVGYVPSCQLLKLVQSSQRENFDRLFAIKNPTRKGLKPLLGANLEIERISQGFDAEKTIIIGESEASEQTLKNRRQELQASHCIHFSCHGKFDNKSPRDSALMLADPEGNLGESANLTLAEVFEKLDLRECRLVTFSACESGIIESKADSISDEYVGLPSGFLFAGSSNVVSTLWTVDPLATTLFMTKFYHDLKRISIQDQGSIAIILNNTQTWLRTLTSKKLARIKNNSEFQKLLIEAFADNKRDRNKFKDLLEAAVKRQPYPFESPYYWTAFIATGV
- a CDS encoding DUF4276 family protein → MSNLKIALIAEDNTDCEAIRTIVHRVLGAEVTTKKWASKGCSSLTKKLRAKLKLLSTEGCNIFIVVHDLDRNPQNGSLNNERALRSKLEELSSEIESLKKHICIPIEELEAWFWSDPEVIKYLGGEKGKAHPNPHEIKSPKEKLIELSVGENRKPRYSTNMNVELAERLNLNICSDRCASFKNLLNFLRSL
- a CDS encoding type II toxin-antitoxin system HicB family antitoxin; this translates as MLTYKAMYKFLDKGVHGEVLDFPGAISWGEDLSIVRRSLASALVDMAEVYLSQGESLPLPNEQLTEPEADLEEPIYLIFSAANHVQVVPSFVA
- a CDS encoding Uma2 family endonuclease, with the translated sequence MTIATERQAQQQLLSFSDFIVRYGDSNRYELIDGEVFDLEPTGYHEEVSAFTTTKICAQIDAIGLNWFVLQRGLLRPSNLGMTAFRPDVMVVDRNELAKELLWNDQSILTLGSSIKFVMEVVSSNWQNDYARKVEDYAILGIPEYWIADYAGLGVTRHIGKPKQPTLSICTLVKGEYEIQQIRGNQPITSLTFPNFKLTAEQVLKAGR
- a CDS encoding type II toxin-antitoxin system HicA family toxin, which gives rise to MKRRDLLRHLSQHGCYLLREGSEHSIWENPLNGRRTAIPRHREIVDFTVFRICRQLEIPEP
- a CDS encoding ribbon-helix-helix protein, CopG family encodes the protein MRVNARLDSDRANKFNYIRQRTNQGVSDIMKVAIDLYYEKLHQESPVKPLQLLRESGLIGCAEGDSDLSVNYKQYLTESLNEKYGHR
- a CDS encoding AAA family ATPase, with amino-acid sequence MSNPDSNTNQPRLLSFTLDGWSVLGSRVTVSLEDGVAVLVGRNGAGKSAILEGFEAISLCAIGRFNPLVYDGESFPKILEIEILTPTARRLEYRYEFTTLASSDDDLNFDDSDDSIDEKSEVSRFSWNDYCRYINEEEDHLWTTDNGVTTFHTGDSPIITVLGNTHSLRQSLPKTSPIKLPDEMLWVYSVLGGVRLLGKASIRQRTRRQPSQLRVSSKGISTRSFSLGDILARKILRLIGKDDLCELESICQRVGLGSKISEQKFILSRDSGEKIENEEEEYISSVLLDGVNIGLLSDGTLRVLSILIEIIASSPNTTTIIEEPETQIHPAMLAKLLNEIETYSFGENLILSTHSPQVVSWTSPDKIILVHRDNGQTFVRKLGDDQIHNVIEYLSEDGELGEWIYSGILDE
- a CDS encoding type II toxin-antitoxin system VapC family toxin, which encodes MVIVDSGFWIALINRRDDYHVLAQEVLDTIDEPLVTTWCVITEACHILLKRTGTNAQQTFIHSLEIGAFEVFDLKVQDGKRISELMNQYISLPMDLADASLIILAEHLGHGRILSVDFRDFNTYRWKNRHPFENLMSIN